Proteins encoded by one window of Cyclobacteriaceae bacterium:
- the pyrR gene encoding bifunctional pyr operon transcriptional regulator/uracil phosphoribosyltransferase PyrR produces MQKKLILDSDLLDITLSRLCQQLIENHGDFENSVILGLQPRGVFLAEIIHKKLQKLTKKEVPLGYLDATFHRDDFRRREIPAKASEVRIPFIIEDKKVILVDDVLFTGRTVRAALDAMIAFGRPARVELLVLIDRRHTRDLPIAPDYVGKTVNTLASQKVLVELEAQGHEQNKIWLINNKD; encoded by the coding sequence ATGCAGAAGAAACTCATTCTCGATTCGGACCTGCTGGATATAACCTTAAGCCGTCTTTGCCAGCAACTCATTGAAAATCATGGTGATTTTGAAAACAGCGTAATTCTTGGGCTTCAGCCAAGAGGCGTTTTTTTGGCTGAAATCATCCACAAAAAACTCCAGAAATTAACAAAAAAAGAGGTGCCTTTGGGCTACCTCGATGCCACCTTTCACCGCGATGATTTTCGAAGACGTGAAATCCCTGCAAAAGCAAGTGAGGTTCGGATTCCGTTTATCATAGAAGACAAAAAAGTGATTCTGGTTGATGATGTGCTCTTTACTGGCCGAACCGTAAGAGCCGCGTTGGATGCCATGATCGCCTTTGGAAGACCCGCCCGTGTTGAACTGTTGGTTCTGATTGACAGACGTCACACACGCGACTTACCAATTGCACCAGACTATGTAGGCAAAACTGTAAATACATTGGCATCGCAAAAAGTTTTGGTAGAACTGGAAGCGCAAGGTCATGAACAAAATAAAATCTGGCTGATTAATAATAAAGATTGA
- a CDS encoding aspartate carbamoyltransferase catalytic subunit: MSKLSKKHLLGIKDITTQDIQLIFETADTFKDVLNRPIKKVPSLRDITIANIFFENSTRTRLSFELAEKRLSADVVNFSASTSSVKKGETLLDTVNNILAMKVDMVVMRHASPGAPHYLARHIKANIVNAGDGTHEHPTQALLDAYSIREKLGDVSGKKIAIIGDILHSRVALSNIFALQKLGAKVMVCGPPTLLPKFISHTGVLVETDVKKALAWCDVANVLRIQLERQQIKYFPSLREYSLYYGINKKMLDALKKPIVLMHPGPINRGVELSSDAADSHHAVILDQVENGVAIRMAVLYLLAGSAN; this comes from the coding sequence ATGTCGAAGCTGAGTAAAAAACATCTTCTAGGAATAAAAGACATCACCACTCAGGACATTCAACTTATTTTTGAAACAGCCGATACATTCAAAGATGTTTTGAATCGTCCCATCAAGAAAGTTCCTTCCTTGCGCGACATTACTATCGCCAACATCTTTTTTGAAAACTCAACCCGCACACGACTTTCTTTCGAGCTTGCTGAAAAAAGGCTTTCGGCTGATGTGGTGAATTTCTCAGCCTCCACCAGCTCGGTAAAAAAAGGCGAAACCTTGTTGGATACCGTCAACAATATTCTCGCAATGAAAGTGGATATGGTGGTGATGCGACACGCAAGCCCCGGTGCCCCGCATTACCTCGCAAGACACATCAAGGCAAACATTGTTAATGCCGGAGATGGAACACACGAACACCCCACGCAAGCCTTGCTGGATGCTTACTCCATCCGCGAAAAATTAGGAGACGTTTCCGGTAAAAAAATCGCCATCATTGGCGATATACTACACTCACGCGTAGCCCTATCCAACATTTTCGCGCTTCAAAAACTTGGCGCTAAAGTGATGGTGTGCGGACCACCAACGTTGTTGCCTAAATTCATTTCTCACACCGGAGTGTTGGTAGAAACCGATGTTAAAAAAGCATTAGCCTGGTGCGATGTTGCCAATGTACTGCGTATTCAATTAGAGCGTCAACAGATAAAATATTTTCCTTCCCTGCGCGAATACTCGCTCTACTATGGCATCAATAAAAAGATGCTGGATGCACTGAAAAAGCCAATTGTGTTGATGCACCCCGGCCCAATAAATCGGGGCGTGGAATTAAGCAGCGATGCAGCCGACTCACATCACGCTGTAATACTCGATCAGGTAGAAAATGGCGTAGCGATACGAATGGCCGTACTTTATTTGCTTGCGGGCAGCGCCAACTAA
- a CDS encoding cystathionine beta-synthase, which yields MHYHNSIIETIGNTPLIKLNKVFKGIPGTVLAKVEYFNPGNSTKDRMAIKMVEDAEKAGILKPGGTIIEGTSGNTGMGLALAAVAKGYRCIFTMADKQSQEKINILKAVGAEVIVCPTNVAPDDPRSYYSIARKLNKEIPNSFYPNQYDNPSNAQAHYETTGPEIWKQTDGKITHYVATVGTGGSMCGTAKFLKEQNSNVVSVGIDTYGSVFKKYKETGIFDENEIYPYLTEGFGEDILPKNVNFDVIDLFIKVTDKDGALMTRRLAREEGLFIGWSSGSAVHGALEYARTNLKKDDVMVILLPDHGTRYLAKVYNDQWMKDHGFLETKSFSTKAKDIIAVRNGHDGLVTVEPKARVSDVILLLNREGIDQIPVTENDQFVGSVSSSTLLEKMIEDPQLREKTVGEVMDKPMLFVAPDSTLDVLSSLLNRENKAVLIRDETQKVHIITQHDLLRAMTS from the coding sequence ATGCATTATCACAACTCCATTATTGAAACCATTGGAAATACCCCACTTATTAAACTGAATAAGGTATTTAAGGGAATTCCAGGTACCGTGTTGGCAAAAGTTGAATATTTCAATCCTGGAAATTCAACCAAAGATCGCATGGCGATAAAGATGGTTGAGGATGCTGAAAAGGCTGGCATTTTAAAACCAGGAGGAACCATTATTGAAGGTACTTCCGGAAACACCGGTATGGGATTGGCGCTTGCCGCGGTAGCCAAAGGTTACCGTTGCATCTTTACTATGGCTGATAAACAATCGCAGGAGAAGATTAATATTTTGAAGGCAGTAGGCGCAGAGGTTATTGTGTGCCCGACAAACGTTGCCCCGGACGATCCTCGCTCCTACTATTCGATCGCCCGAAAACTCAACAAAGAAATTCCAAATTCATTCTATCCAAATCAATACGATAATCCATCTAACGCCCAGGCACATTACGAAACTACCGGCCCAGAAATCTGGAAACAGACGGATGGAAAAATAACACACTACGTGGCTACGGTTGGCACTGGTGGATCCATGTGCGGTACGGCTAAATTTTTGAAGGAGCAGAACAGCAACGTAGTGAGTGTCGGTATAGATACCTACGGATCAGTATTTAAAAAATACAAAGAGACAGGAATTTTTGACGAGAATGAAATTTACCCTTACCTGACAGAAGGTTTCGGAGAAGATATTCTACCCAAGAACGTTAACTTCGATGTGATTGATCTCTTCATCAAGGTTACCGATAAAGATGGCGCTTTAATGACACGCAGACTTGCGCGTGAAGAAGGACTGTTCATTGGATGGTCGAGTGGCTCGGCCGTACACGGTGCATTGGAGTATGCCCGTACTAACCTGAAGAAAGATGATGTTATGGTTATTCTTCTTCCTGACCATGGCACCCGCTACCTGGCAAAGGTGTACAACGATCAGTGGATGAAAGACCACGGTTTTCTGGAAACAAAATCATTCAGTACAAAAGCCAAAGATATTATTGCTGTACGCAATGGTCACGATGGACTTGTTACGGTTGAGCCGAAAGCACGGGTAAGTGATGTGATTTTATTGCTTAACCGCGAAGGAATTGATCAGATTCCCGTTACTGAAAACGATCAGTTTGTTGGCAGCGTAAGTTCATCTACCCTGCTTGAAAAAATGATTGAGGATCCGCAACTGCGGGAAAAAACAGTTGGTGAGGTAATGGATAAACCCATGTTATTCGTTGCCCCTGACAGCACGTTGGATGTCCTTTCTTCCCTGCTAAACCGGGAAAATAAGGCCGTATTGATTCGTGATGAAACACAAAAAGTGCACATCATAACACAGCACGATTTGTTACGCGCGATGACCAGTTAA
- a CDS encoding tetratricopeptide repeat protein: protein MGRRVSPFIVFVGLIITLRLAAQTPLPDSLQRFAQLPKDSVYVNTLNELATASLRNNPIASRKIAQHVSEIAQQIDYTKGFARALTIVGNSYWYEGVFELAQSYYLQAAREYQTIGDSIGLGQTYNNIGEVYKRLENPDKALEFLVKSAELKKRDAATRAITLYNIGEQYLMVGDLKAANEYYENSISQAIRDNNKRVIAYNYMGFGLISQKQNKLENALDYFTRAEKMLSEIGEIRILIQVYHHQADTYKMLKLFEKADRCLTFANEMALFVKATDLLVTNYQKKSQLDSLRGNYTGALENLYKHNQLKDSVYNLTKTEQIARMQMVYQNEVQEEENRKLRSEKALRDAQLKQQKQIIIVISLGLILAGVMTWVLLVQRRKILSVNALLKSKSEEIHSQKIAIELQATALIKLNEELQQLNKTLEDRIEECTQQLTVQNQKLTEYTFVNAHKLRAPVSSILGLINLMDQANESEKQVIMNHLKTCSEQLDQITRQISRTLESGIIEN, encoded by the coding sequence ATGGGAAGAAGGGTATCTCCTTTTATTGTTTTTGTTGGTCTAATCATTACGCTGAGGCTTGCTGCGCAAACGCCTTTGCCAGATAGCCTGCAACGCTTTGCGCAGTTGCCCAAAGATTCAGTGTATGTTAACACACTGAACGAATTGGCTACTGCCTCGCTCCGTAACAATCCTATTGCATCCCGAAAAATTGCACAACATGTTTCTGAAATAGCCCAGCAAATAGACTATACCAAAGGTTTTGCGCGTGCACTCACAATTGTAGGTAACTCCTACTGGTACGAAGGCGTGTTTGAACTGGCTCAAAGCTATTACCTGCAGGCTGCACGGGAATACCAAACCATCGGAGATAGTATCGGGCTTGGGCAGACCTACAACAACATTGGCGAAGTTTATAAGCGACTGGAAAATCCGGATAAAGCCTTGGAGTTTTTAGTAAAATCTGCTGAATTAAAGAAGCGGGATGCTGCCACACGAGCCATTACGCTGTATAATATCGGAGAGCAGTACCTAATGGTTGGTGATTTAAAAGCCGCCAATGAGTATTACGAAAACTCGATTTCGCAAGCCATCCGCGATAATAATAAACGGGTAATTGCCTACAACTACATGGGCTTTGGATTGATTAGCCAGAAACAAAACAAACTGGAGAACGCATTGGATTACTTTACCCGTGCAGAAAAAATGCTCTCAGAAATTGGGGAAATCAGGATATTGATACAGGTCTATCACCACCAGGCAGACACCTACAAAATGCTAAAACTGTTTGAAAAAGCAGACCGATGCCTCACGTTTGCCAACGAAATGGCCTTGTTTGTAAAAGCGACTGATTTGTTGGTAACTAACTATCAAAAGAAATCGCAATTGGATTCACTTCGTGGCAATTATACCGGAGCGCTTGAAAATTTATACAAGCACAATCAGTTAAAAGACAGCGTATACAACCTGACTAAGACAGAACAGATTGCCCGCATGCAAATGGTCTATCAAAACGAAGTACAGGAAGAAGAAAACCGTAAGCTTCGATCGGAAAAAGCCCTGCGCGATGCCCAACTCAAACAACAAAAGCAAATCATCATTGTCATTAGTCTCGGGCTTATACTGGCTGGGGTAATGACCTGGGTACTACTTGTGCAGAGAAGAAAGATTCTTTCTGTGAACGCATTGCTGAAAAGTAAGTCAGAGGAAATTCATAGTCAGAAAATTGCCATTGAGCTTCAGGCTACGGCCCTGATCAAACTCAATGAAGAACTTCAGCAACTGAACAAAACACTTGAAGATCGTATTGAAGAATGCACACAACAACTCACTGTACAAAATCAAAAACTCACCGAGTACACGTTTGTAAATGCGCATAAGCTTCGCGCCCCGGTATCCAGCATTCTTGGTCTAATTAACCTGATGGATCAGGCCAATGAGTCAGAAAAGCAGGTAATTATGAATCATCTTAAAACCTGCAGTGAACAACTCGATCAGATTACACGGCAAATCAGCCGTACGCTTGAAAGTGGGATTATTGAAAATTAA
- a CDS encoding OmpA family protein: protein MKKCYFFGLVGLLIFQSAFKAPGQLPDPQYPNYVVIGAFEFKKNAVKFSSKASSEFKVTYEINPNRNLYYVYILKTKDRQEAIAEALRLQANSPYNDTWVYSGPLGSDRGIVKGSDINPVTEEAIESVKPTDSPAMQANITEEPVVATEKVEEMVEEEAEVEKPLPANDDKQKNFFFKIYRADNSSQLEGNVDVIDVERSRKLGTYEGNKAVQVSSPGTSSGNISLLCEVFGYRKVQKNVSFNDPQEETITFEEDKYVVPFELVRLQKGDIAVMYNVYFFKDAAVMRPESRWEVNSLLDMLKENPNYKIRIHGHTNGNASGKIISKDEKSDNFFSLTDTKDGFGSAKKLSEVRAEIIRDYLVANGIDASRMQIKAWGGKRPLVDKLHTQAQNNVRVEIEILEN, encoded by the coding sequence ATGAAAAAGTGCTATTTTTTTGGTTTAGTCGGGCTTCTGATTTTCCAATCAGCTTTTAAAGCCCCAGGTCAATTACCAGACCCGCAGTACCCCAACTATGTTGTGATTGGTGCATTTGAATTCAAAAAGAACGCAGTGAAATTTTCGTCAAAGGCTTCTTCCGAATTCAAGGTAACGTATGAGATTAACCCCAACCGAAATCTCTACTATGTTTACATCCTTAAAACCAAGGATCGTCAGGAGGCGATTGCAGAGGCGTTGCGCTTGCAGGCAAACTCTCCGTACAATGATACCTGGGTATATAGCGGTCCTTTGGGTAGCGATAGGGGTATAGTAAAAGGTAGCGACATTAATCCGGTAACGGAAGAGGCCATTGAGTCTGTTAAACCTACCGATTCGCCCGCCATGCAAGCGAATATTACTGAAGAACCAGTCGTAGCAACTGAAAAAGTTGAGGAAATGGTTGAGGAAGAAGCGGAAGTGGAGAAGCCGCTGCCTGCAAATGATGATAAGCAGAAGAATTTCTTTTTTAAAATTTACCGGGCCGATAACAGTTCCCAATTGGAAGGTAACGTAGATGTGATTGACGTTGAACGTTCAAGAAAATTAGGTACCTACGAGGGCAACAAGGCGGTTCAAGTCTCCTCGCCAGGAACTTCATCCGGCAACATCTCTCTGTTGTGTGAAGTGTTTGGTTACCGTAAGGTTCAGAAAAATGTGAGCTTCAACGATCCGCAGGAGGAAACTATCACTTTTGAAGAAGATAAGTATGTCGTTCCGTTTGAGTTGGTTCGTTTACAAAAAGGTGATATTGCTGTCATGTATAACGTTTACTTTTTTAAAGATGCCGCAGTAATGCGTCCTGAATCCCGTTGGGAAGTAAACAGCTTGCTGGATATGTTGAAGGAGAATCCAAACTATAAGATACGCATTCATGGACATACCAATGGAAATGCATCAGGTAAAATTATTTCGAAAGATGAAAAATCGGACAACTTCTTCAGTTTAACCGATACAAAAGATGGTTTTGGTTCTGCTAAGAAACTTTCAGAAGTTCGCGCAGAAATTATCCGCGATTATCTTGTTGCAAATGGTATTGATGCGTCACGCATGCAAATAAAAGCCTGGGGAGGGAAACGTCCTCTTGTAGATAAGCTTCATACACAGGCTCAGAATAATGTTCGCGTTGAAATAGAAATTTTAGAAAACTAA
- the pbpC gene encoding penicillin-binding protein 1C: protein MSRRSWIGLVVLLISGIAYYFALSETLFDDPCSTVLEDQEGELMAATIATDGQWRFPQLDTVPDKFVQAIIHFEDKRFKKHWGVDVRAMARAIRQNINAGKVISGGSTISMQVIRLSRKGKKRTYFEKLYEVILATRLELRYSKDEILTLYASHAPYGGNVVGLEAACWRYFGRDVHELSWGEAAMLAVLPNAPALIHPGKNREKLLAKRNALLDKLQQAGLIDDVTCELAKSEVIPDQSAPLPRYARHLLQRITRDGRAQTRVRSTLHSGIQRRVEQIIQDHHKHLVGNQIYNAAALVLDVETGDVLAYVGNTAVEESGYHSEEVDVINAPRSTGSILKPFLYAAMLDEGKILRHTLLPDVPLVINGFAPKNFKREFDGAVPADQALIRSLNVPAVHMLRDYRYEKFHTLLKRTGMTSLYQHPDHYGLSLILGGAEGKLWDITGMYASMARVLNRYFMRSQSLRYSDEDYHGPNYLTRRKQKNSENALAPSSVFTASAIYHTLDVLKEVYRPGEETGWRNFYSSKKIAWKTGTSFGHRDGWAVGITPQYAVGIWVGNADGEGRPGLTGTEAAAPIMFDIFSLLPGNAWFQEPLLEMEQVAVCSTSGLRLGEFCEQPDTVWVTPKGLEARACTYHKRVHLTHDLKHRVYSGCVPPSEMISLNWFVLPPVQEHYFKPKNVSYKALPALKPGCGDEVSLQPMELLYPKAEARIFIPRDLDGEPGNAVFELAHRNSASVVYWHLDGEYLGNTTKNHRFPVNPGEGQHILTLVDDSGLLLESRFEVVSK from the coding sequence ATGAGCAGGAGAAGTTGGATCGGGCTAGTTGTTTTACTGATTTCAGGTATAGCATATTATTTCGCTTTGTCGGAAACTTTGTTTGATGATCCATGCTCAACTGTATTAGAAGATCAGGAAGGAGAGTTGATGGCTGCCACTATTGCTACTGATGGGCAATGGCGGTTCCCCCAGCTCGATACCGTTCCGGATAAGTTTGTTCAAGCTATTATTCATTTTGAAGATAAGCGCTTCAAGAAACACTGGGGTGTTGATGTGCGAGCCATGGCACGTGCCATCAGACAAAATATAAACGCTGGAAAGGTTATTAGTGGAGGCAGTACCATTTCCATGCAAGTAATCCGATTATCCCGTAAAGGAAAAAAGCGAACCTATTTCGAAAAGTTGTATGAAGTTATTCTGGCTACGCGACTGGAACTTCGATATTCTAAAGACGAAATTCTGACCTTGTATGCCTCGCATGCACCTTATGGCGGAAACGTAGTTGGTTTGGAAGCTGCCTGCTGGCGATACTTTGGTCGTGATGTACATGAACTTTCATGGGGTGAAGCCGCCATGTTGGCTGTATTGCCTAATGCCCCTGCGTTGATCCACCCTGGAAAGAACCGGGAAAAACTTCTTGCCAAGCGAAACGCTTTGTTGGATAAGCTTCAACAAGCCGGATTGATTGATGACGTTACCTGTGAGCTTGCCAAGTCAGAAGTGATTCCTGATCAATCTGCCCCCTTACCTCGGTATGCCCGGCATTTGTTGCAACGCATAACACGTGATGGGCGGGCGCAAACACGTGTGCGTTCAACCTTGCACTCCGGTATTCAAAGAAGGGTTGAACAAATTATTCAGGATCATCACAAACATTTGGTTGGAAATCAAATTTACAATGCAGCTGCATTGGTGTTGGATGTTGAGACCGGTGATGTTCTTGCTTATGTGGGAAATACAGCGGTGGAAGAGTCGGGCTATCACAGTGAAGAAGTGGATGTGATCAACGCTCCACGAAGTACAGGAAGTATTCTGAAACCCTTTCTGTACGCGGCTATGCTGGATGAAGGAAAAATTCTTCGACACACGCTGTTGCCTGACGTTCCGCTGGTTATTAACGGGTTTGCTCCCAAAAATTTCAAGCGTGAATTTGATGGTGCAGTTCCGGCAGATCAGGCGTTAATCCGTTCCTTAAATGTTCCGGCTGTGCACATGCTGCGCGACTACCGATATGAAAAATTTCATACTCTGTTGAAACGAACGGGTATGACTTCCCTTTACCAACATCCTGACCACTATGGGTTATCACTTATTTTGGGAGGCGCTGAAGGAAAATTGTGGGACATTACCGGCATGTATGCCTCCATGGCGAGGGTGTTGAATAGATATTTCATGCGTTCGCAATCGCTTCGGTATTCCGATGAAGATTATCATGGGCCTAATTACCTAACTCGAAGAAAGCAGAAAAATTCTGAAAATGCCTTGGCGCCATCGTCTGTATTCACAGCTTCAGCTATTTATCACACACTTGATGTATTAAAGGAAGTTTACCGACCTGGTGAGGAAACCGGTTGGCGAAATTTTTACAGTTCGAAAAAGATAGCCTGGAAAACCGGTACAAGCTTTGGCCATCGCGATGGTTGGGCCGTGGGCATTACACCACAATATGCCGTGGGCATTTGGGTAGGCAATGCCGATGGTGAAGGCAGGCCGGGACTTACCGGAACAGAGGCAGCTGCTCCGATCATGTTTGATATTTTTTCCTTGCTGCCAGGCAATGCCTGGTTTCAAGAACCCTTATTAGAAATGGAACAAGTAGCGGTTTGTTCAACCAGTGGCTTGCGTCTGGGAGAATTTTGTGAGCAGCCCGATACGGTTTGGGTTACCCCTAAAGGCCTTGAGGCACGGGCCTGTACGTATCATAAACGTGTGCACCTTACCCATGATTTAAAGCACCGCGTGTACTCAGGTTGCGTTCCTCCCAGCGAAATGATTAGCCTGAACTGGTTTGTATTGCCTCCTGTTCAGGAGCACTATTTCAAGCCGAAAAACGTATCCTATAAAGCCCTCCCTGCGCTGAAGCCAGGCTGTGGCGATGAAGTAAGTTTGCAGCCCATGGAATTGCTATATCCAAAGGCGGAAGCCCGAATCTTCATTCCCCGCGACCTTGACGGAGAGCCTGGAAATGCCGTTTTTGAGCTCGCCCACCGAAATTCCGCTTCGGTTGTATACTGGCACCTGGATGGGGAATACCTTGGAAATACCACTAAAAATCACCGATTTCCTGTAAATCCGGGCGAAGGACAGCATATTTTAACCCTGGTGGATGACTCCGGCCTTCTCTTGGAGAGCCGGTTTGAAGTAGTATCAAAATGA
- a CDS encoding nuclear transport factor 2 family protein: MRNVRNGILVLLTVLISDSVLAQSKTERYILNLSKQKFVWLIEKQRDSLDLLLDDRLMYIHSNGWTQSKVEVFDDIQSGKLVYKQIDVEAIQVRLYGNTAIVTGTGRFQGSREDKEFDLPLSYTEVYVKEGKRWVLVSRHANRML, encoded by the coding sequence ATGCGAAACGTTAGAAATGGTATTCTCGTGTTATTGACTGTCCTGATTTCAGATTCTGTATTGGCGCAGTCGAAAACTGAACGATACATACTCAATCTTTCGAAGCAAAAGTTTGTATGGCTGATAGAGAAGCAACGCGATTCGCTTGATCTGTTGTTGGATGATCGATTGATGTATATTCATTCAAATGGATGGACACAATCGAAAGTTGAGGTTTTTGATGATATACAGTCGGGCAAACTTGTTTATAAGCAGATAGATGTTGAGGCAATACAGGTGAGGCTATATGGCAACACAGCCATTGTTACGGGTACCGGAAGGTTTCAAGGATCAAGAGAAGATAAAGAATTTGATCTTCCGTTATCGTACACAGAAGTTTATGTGAAGGAGGGCAAGAGATGGGTTCTTGTTTCCCGTCATGCTAATCGTATGCTATGA